The following are encoded in a window of Ferribacterium limneticum genomic DNA:
- a CDS encoding hydrogenase maturation protease, whose protein sequence is MSERMRILCFGNPLHGDDGFGPAVSLALKRIKLPPEVKVIDCGTRGLDALHLFEDCAHVMIVDAMAGDNPGKLRLLQPHSVPLESSGSGGHGAGVGYLLAAVRATIPKPPVIEIVAVEIGPVKTFAPGLSLEVAAAVAEATDVIRRCQAPAAFGQNCELATELDCLRQANLALESELIKSTEALELLIAEQERQQDELQLRSQELAQLHGALERAIGTMAEIFVMLGPDGRVIRANSLLTKELGYAPDALVGHYFEDCLPESSRQQLRRLLPANRGTPLLLNAIRAAGGRFEAELNFRRAESPADDDHDALPYLVHASQIHSQAGKLEGAVVVASNIAVLKDREKALRDNERLLHETAEDLRDHRDNLSAMVDEQTHDLRTAKEQAELASQAKTNFLSNMSHEVRTPLSAILGLSDLCLRTPLNVQQGQYLTKIRLAAHHLLGIINDILDFSRIEAGKLDIEQVPFDLPTLIDEITDLLIECIEDKGLELCVDIGPEVPGSFIGDPLRLKQIIINLLGNAIKFSEKGTLRLECRLESGDDELSRLRFSVSDEGIGISPAEQDILFSAFSQADTSTTRRYGGSGLGLVISRRLVELMEGRIWLDSEPGLGSTFHFTASLRAVPNAPLPAAELAARLAAHAGRTVLIVDDNPLLAETLGKQVLQLGLQAETCASGQAALSQLSGPSADYLAVLIDWQLPSGMSGVETITAIRQTIGPRAPALILLAPHNSAMLPFMENHVAAAVLRKPASLPGLYSALAVPLHLPALSPSPPANALPDIASVPHLRGADILVVDDVDINRELMQELLGMAGLKIRLASDGKQAIAAIRQKRPDLVLMDCQMPIMDGFTATRLLRAEPEYADLPIIALTAGALEHDRLQCMEAGMSARITKPVDVDELLHMISDLLQPAIKVVAPVTPSAAPTLEPAWMLDLPGIDVEKGLKLMGNKVNFYRSMLIKFRDSHGSHFASDLQAALDHNQHDVALRFAHTLKGMSRSLGMDDLGNLAATVETELQESASCQPPPTLAPLFAELGRISRALVKLGQ, encoded by the coding sequence ATGTCTGAGCGGATGCGCATCCTCTGCTTCGGCAACCCGCTGCATGGCGACGACGGCTTCGGCCCGGCCGTCAGCCTGGCGCTCAAGCGGATCAAGCTGCCACCGGAAGTCAAAGTCATCGACTGCGGCACGCGCGGGCTGGATGCCCTGCACCTGTTCGAAGACTGCGCTCACGTCATGATCGTGGACGCCATGGCCGGGGACAATCCCGGCAAGCTGCGCCTGCTCCAGCCGCATAGCGTGCCGCTCGAAAGTAGCGGCAGCGGCGGGCATGGTGCCGGCGTCGGCTATCTGCTGGCCGCCGTCCGCGCTACCATCCCGAAGCCGCCGGTGATCGAGATCGTTGCCGTCGAGATCGGCCCGGTCAAAACCTTCGCGCCGGGCCTGTCGCTGGAAGTTGCGGCGGCCGTCGCCGAAGCCACCGACGTCATTCGCCGTTGCCAGGCACCCGCGGCATTTGGCCAGAACTGTGAGCTGGCCACCGAACTCGATTGCCTGCGCCAGGCCAATCTGGCCCTGGAAAGCGAACTGATCAAAAGTACCGAGGCGCTCGAACTGCTGATCGCCGAGCAGGAAAGACAGCAGGACGAACTGCAGCTTCGCTCGCAGGAACTGGCCCAGTTGCACGGTGCGCTGGAGCGGGCCATCGGCACCATGGCCGAAATTTTCGTCATGCTCGGCCCGGACGGCCGGGTCATCCGCGCCAACAGCCTGCTCACCAAGGAACTGGGCTACGCGCCGGACGCCCTGGTCGGCCATTATTTCGAAGACTGCCTGCCCGAATCAAGCCGCCAGCAGTTGCGCCGCCTGCTGCCGGCCAATCGCGGCACGCCGCTCTTGCTCAACGCCATTCGGGCGGCCGGCGGGCGCTTCGAAGCCGAACTCAACTTCCGCCGGGCCGAGTCACCGGCCGACGATGACCACGATGCGCTGCCCTATCTCGTCCACGCCAGCCAGATCCACAGCCAGGCCGGCAAACTGGAAGGCGCCGTCGTCGTCGCGAGCAATATCGCCGTGCTCAAGGACCGCGAAAAGGCCCTGCGCGACAACGAACGCCTGCTCCATGAAACGGCCGAAGACCTGCGCGATCACCGCGACAATCTGTCGGCGATGGTCGATGAACAGACGCACGATCTGCGTACGGCCAAGGAGCAGGCCGAGCTGGCCAGTCAGGCCAAGACCAATTTCCTGTCGAACATGTCGCACGAGGTGCGCACACCGCTCAGCGCCATCCTCGGCCTTTCCGACCTTTGCCTGCGGACGCCGCTCAACGTCCAGCAGGGACAATATCTGACCAAGATTCGCCTGGCCGCCCACCACCTGCTCGGCATCATCAACGACATCCTCGACTTTTCGCGCATCGAGGCCGGCAAGCTCGATATCGAGCAGGTGCCCTTCGACCTGCCCACCCTGATCGACGAAATCACCGACCTGCTCATCGAGTGCATCGAAGACAAGGGGCTGGAACTCTGCGTCGATATCGGACCCGAAGTGCCCGGCAGTTTCATCGGCGACCCGCTGCGCCTCAAGCAGATCATCATCAACCTGCTCGGCAACGCCATCAAGTTTTCGGAAAAAGGCACCCTGCGCCTCGAATGCCGGCTTGAATCCGGCGACGATGAGCTGTCCCGGCTCCGTTTTTCGGTCAGCGACGAAGGCATCGGCATTTCACCAGCCGAGCAGGACATCCTGTTCTCCGCCTTCAGCCAGGCCGATACCTCGACGACCCGGCGCTACGGCGGCTCCGGCCTCGGCCTGGTCATTTCCCGCCGCCTCGTCGAGCTGATGGAAGGCCGCATCTGGCTGGACAGCGAACCCGGCCTCGGCAGCACTTTCCACTTCACGGCCAGCCTCCGGGCCGTGCCGAACGCCCCGCTGCCGGCGGCCGAACTCGCCGCTCGCCTGGCGGCCCACGCCGGGCGCACGGTGCTGATCGTCGACGACAACCCGCTGCTCGCCGAAACGCTAGGCAAACAGGTACTGCAACTGGGCTTGCAGGCGGAGACCTGCGCCAGCGGTCAAGCCGCGCTGAGCCAATTGAGCGGACCGTCAGCCGATTACCTGGCTGTGCTGATCGATTGGCAGCTACCTTCGGGCATGAGCGGCGTCGAAACCATCACGGCCATCCGCCAGACCATCGGCCCGCGGGCGCCGGCCCTGATCCTGCTGGCGCCGCACAACAGCGCCATGCTGCCCTTCATGGAAAACCACGTGGCCGCCGCCGTGCTGCGCAAGCCGGCCAGCCTGCCGGGGCTTTATTCAGCGCTGGCCGTGCCGCTGCACTTGCCGGCGCTCTCGCCATCGCCCCCGGCGAACGCCCTGCCCGACATTGCCAGCGTCCCCCACCTGCGCGGCGCCGACATCCTCGTCGTCGACGATGTCGACATCAACCGTGAACTCATGCAGGAACTGCTCGGCATGGCCGGCCTCAAAATTCGCCTGGCCAGCGACGGCAAGCAGGCTATCGCTGCCATTCGCCAGAAACGCCCGGACCTCGTCCTGATGGATTGCCAGATGCCGATCATGGATGGCTTCACCGCCACCCGCCTGTTGCGCGCCGAGCCGGAATACGCCGACCTGCCGATCATCGCCCTGACCGCCGGCGCCCTCGAGCACGACCGCCTGCAGTGCATGGAGGCCGGCATGAGCGCCCGCATCACCAAGCCGGTCGATGTCGACGAGCTGCTGCACATGATCAGCGATTTGCTCCAGCCCGCGATCAAAGTCGTGGCCCCCGTCACGCCGAGCGCAGCGCCGACGCTGGAACCTGCCTGGATGCTCGACCTGCCGGGCATCGACGTGGAAAAGGGCCTGAAACTAATGGGCAACAAGGTCAATTTTTATCGGAGCATGTTGATCAAGTTCCGCGACAGCCATGGCAGCCACTTTGCCAGCGACCTGCAGGCAGCACTCGACCACAACCAGCACGATGTCGCGCTGCGTTTCGCCCATACGCTCAAAGGCATGTCGCGCAGCCTGGGCATGGACGACCTGGGCAACCTTGCTGCCACCGTCGAAACCGAGCTGCAAGAATCAGCGAGCTGCCAGCCTCCCCCGACGCTTGCGCCCTTGTTTGCCGAACTGGGCCGGATATCAAGGGCGTTGGTGAAATTGGGGCAGTAA
- a CDS encoding rhodanese-like domain-containing protein: MKLRLSLFCAGLLASLALAPGEGGISAASAADASVETPKAGWYSQLVDADFVAKYAVLPKPDGVQIIDSRPATRKFDPGHIPTAMNLHDGDFDKLADQLPADKSVLLIFYCEGYECMLSHNSAFKAEKLGYTNIKVYAGGYPDWIKKGNMGAVSLPFLKKKLDEASPLTLVDSRPKERKYDKGHIPGAINIPDSDFDKMVDRLPVDKASPLYFYCEGLSCKLSSDSAAKAVKLGYTQVKVVPEGYPGWVKLYGAGPTAGGPVLKVLIQTTADKDAIAIASFEKILKEAPDSVVLVDVRDPVEFATGSFKGAINMPVATVEARAGELPTDKPIIFFCSAGGRSGDALDKARKVNPRIKAYFLDANVKWTKDGAYAITEN; encoded by the coding sequence ATGAAACTTCGTCTCAGTCTGTTTTGTGCAGGACTGCTTGCATCACTGGCGCTAGCGCCCGGTGAAGGCGGCATCAGCGCGGCTTCCGCTGCCGATGCGTCGGTAGAAACACCGAAGGCTGGCTGGTACAGCCAACTGGTCGACGCTGATTTCGTCGCCAAATATGCCGTGCTACCCAAGCCGGATGGCGTGCAGATCATCGATTCACGGCCGGCAACGCGCAAGTTCGATCCCGGCCACATTCCCACCGCCATGAATCTTCATGACGGCGACTTCGACAAGCTGGCCGATCAGCTGCCCGCCGACAAAAGCGTGCTGCTGATCTTCTATTGTGAAGGCTACGAGTGCATGCTCAGCCACAATTCGGCCTTCAAGGCGGAGAAGTTGGGTTACACCAACATCAAGGTCTACGCCGGCGGTTATCCGGACTGGATCAAGAAGGGCAACATGGGCGCGGTATCGCTGCCTTTCTTGAAAAAGAAACTCGATGAAGCTTCGCCGTTGACGCTGGTCGACTCGCGTCCGAAAGAGCGCAAGTACGACAAGGGCCACATTCCCGGCGCGATCAATATTCCGGATAGCGATTTCGACAAGATGGTGGACCGTTTGCCGGTGGACAAGGCCAGTCCGCTCTATTTCTATTGCGAGGGACTGAGCTGCAAGCTGAGTTCCGATTCGGCGGCCAAGGCGGTCAAACTCGGCTACACGCAGGTCAAGGTTGTGCCGGAAGGTTATCCGGGCTGGGTCAAACTGTATGGTGCCGGGCCGACCGCCGGGGGGCCGGTGCTCAAGGTGCTTATCCAGACGACGGCGGACAAGGATGCGATTGCTATTGCCTCCTTCGAAAAAATTCTCAAGGAAGCGCCGGATTCCGTCGTTCTGGTCGACGTGCGCGACCCGGTGGAATTCGCCACGGGTTCGTTCAAGGGCGCCATCAACATGCCGGTGGCGACGGTTGAGGCACGGGCCGGCGAACTGCCGACCGACAAGCCGATCATCTTTTTCTGTTCGGCCGGCGGGCGCAGCGGTGATGCGCTCGACAAGGCAAGGAAGGTCAATCCGAGGATCAAGGCCTATTTCCTCGATGCCAACGTTAAATGGACGAAGGACGGCGCTTACGCCATCACTGAAAACTGA